A region from the Sandaracinus amylolyticus genome encodes:
- a CDS encoding helix-turn-helix transcriptional regulator: protein MEHDDKFAAIVPGSSVGPGDGSVITGGSITGGEAVAVSPELETGSGGGAVAPAKSSEPAKASAGERASAQREPGGSDGPDAAANEAVEGEEDDEAPRKARGRGDSGRGAEKGSNSDKGSEKGKRQPNNVRRLRIERMMSKAELARRANLSVLTIDRVEKGYGCRMDSKRKILEALGLSLADRVRVFGEEE from the coding sequence ATGGAGCACGACGACAAGTTCGCCGCGATCGTGCCGGGCTCCTCCGTTGGGCCGGGAGACGGATCCGTGATCACCGGTGGGTCGATCACGGGCGGAGAAGCGGTCGCGGTCTCGCCGGAGCTCGAGACGGGCTCGGGTGGCGGCGCGGTCGCGCCCGCGAAGTCGAGCGAGCCGGCGAAGGCGAGCGCGGGCGAGCGCGCCTCGGCGCAGCGTGAGCCCGGTGGCTCCGACGGGCCGGACGCCGCCGCGAACGAGGCGGTCGAGGGAGAAGAGGACGACGAGGCGCCTCGCAAGGCGCGCGGTCGTGGAGATTCTGGGCGCGGAGCCGAAAAGGGCTCCAACTCCGACAAAGGCTCGGAGAAGGGCAAGCGCCAGCCCAACAACGTTCGCCGCCTGCGCATCGAGCGAATGATGTCGAAGGCGGAGCTGGCACGTCGTGCGAACCTCTCGGTGCTGACGATCGATCGCGTCGAGAAGGGATACGGGTGCCGGATGGATTCGAAGAGAAAGATCCTCGAGGCACTCGGCTTGAGCCTCGCGGACCGCGTACGCGTGTTCGGCGAGGAGGAGTGA
- a CDS encoding PilN domain-containing protein: MIRINLLPAAKKQARGTSAGGGAATPWAVGYAAAALLTCVVLAVVYFGKESELEEQRARNTALETQIRQLTAQSASIDEVRAQLARSQELEQVVAELQRARFGPTRVLMELSRILSAGGGPSIDPQRLEELRRGNPLAGFNRGWDARRLWLTSFEEQDRQVRIRGVGRTNEDVAEFLRRLALSDSFEGVNLQKTEAVEDRETHLALISFELTATVRY; the protein is encoded by the coding sequence ATGATCCGCATCAACCTGCTGCCCGCTGCGAAGAAGCAGGCGCGCGGGACGAGCGCGGGCGGCGGCGCTGCGACGCCCTGGGCGGTCGGGTACGCGGCGGCGGCGCTGCTCACGTGCGTGGTGCTCGCGGTCGTGTACTTCGGCAAGGAGAGCGAGCTCGAGGAGCAGCGCGCGCGCAACACCGCGCTCGAGACGCAGATCCGACAGCTCACCGCGCAGAGCGCGAGCATCGACGAGGTGCGCGCGCAGCTCGCGCGCAGCCAGGAGCTCGAGCAGGTCGTCGCCGAGCTGCAGCGCGCGCGCTTCGGACCGACGCGCGTGCTGATGGAGCTCTCGCGCATCCTGAGCGCGGGCGGTGGGCCCTCGATCGATCCGCAGCGGCTCGAGGAGCTGCGTCGCGGCAACCCGCTCGCGGGGTTCAATCGCGGCTGGGACGCGCGACGGCTCTGGCTGACGTCGTTCGAGGAGCAGGATCGACAGGTGCGGATCCGCGGTGTCGGGCGCACCAACGAGGACGTCGCGGAATTCCTCCGGCGCCTCGCGCTCTCGGACTCGTTCGAGGGCGTGAACCTGCAGAAGACCGAGGCGGTCGAAGATCGCGAGACGCACCTCGCGCTGATCTCGTTCGAGCTCACGGCGACGGTGAGGTACTGA
- a CDS encoding LysM peptidoglycan-binding domain-containing protein: MTPFRLLLAMLGLALAVLAMPGAASAQRSHTVREGQSLARIARRYDVRVSDLAAANGLRPDAQVRPGQELRVPEAGVTYVREGQTLSEIAHDAGCSIADLQRLNRLRDGQSLRVGQRIVLPGHVAQAEVERAASRWGRPRTPGVATIYRTATRTRTRIRLVDTRGRAPRASLRRMQELMRPRGATRRDRYPQPPSRLLELLARVSDHFGGRTIHVVSGFRSAGGYTRETSQHVAGHAIDIRIDGVPNTVLRDYLRTLDRVGVGYYPRSTFVHFDVRDRTTYWVDWSRPGEAPRYQRRGEAPPADATSDERSRVGEGGDDVSDEGAEGAVAAEEDAEAAAPTAATE, encoded by the coding sequence ATGACGCCGTTCCGTCTCCTCCTCGCGATGCTCGGGCTCGCGCTGGCCGTGCTCGCGATGCCCGGCGCGGCGAGCGCCCAGCGCAGCCACACCGTTCGCGAGGGACAGAGCCTCGCGCGCATCGCGCGCCGCTACGACGTGCGCGTGTCGGACCTCGCCGCCGCGAACGGGCTCCGGCCCGACGCCCAGGTGCGCCCCGGCCAGGAGCTGCGCGTTCCGGAAGCGGGCGTCACCTACGTGCGCGAAGGCCAGACGCTCAGCGAGATCGCGCACGACGCCGGGTGCAGCATCGCGGACCTCCAGCGGCTCAACAGGCTGCGCGACGGGCAGTCGCTGCGGGTCGGTCAGCGCATCGTGCTGCCCGGGCACGTCGCGCAGGCCGAGGTCGAGCGCGCCGCGTCGCGCTGGGGACGACCGCGCACGCCGGGTGTCGCGACCATCTACCGCACCGCGACCCGCACGCGCACCCGCATCCGGCTCGTCGATACCCGCGGGCGCGCGCCGCGCGCGTCGCTGCGGCGCATGCAGGAGCTGATGCGTCCGCGCGGCGCGACCCGGCGCGACCGGTATCCGCAGCCGCCGTCGCGTCTCCTCGAGCTGCTGGCGCGCGTGTCCGATCACTTCGGTGGGCGCACCATCCACGTGGTGAGCGGGTTCCGCTCGGCGGGCGGCTACACGCGCGAGACGAGCCAGCACGTCGCCGGTCACGCGATCGACATCCGGATCGACGGCGTGCCGAACACCGTGCTCCGCGACTACCTGCGCACGCTCGATCGCGTGGGCGTCGGCTACTACCCGCGCAGCACGTTCGTGCACTTCGACGTCCGAGACCGCACCACTTACTGGGTCGACTGGTCGCGGCCGGGCGAGGCGCCGCGCTACCAGCGCCGTGGCGAGGCGCCGCCCGCGGATGCGACGAGCGACGAGCGCTCGCGCGTGGGCGAGGGTGGCGACGACGTGTCCGACGAGGGCGCCGAGGGCGCGGTCGCGGCCGAGGAGGACGCCGAAGCCGCCGCTCCGACCGCGGCCACCGAGTAG
- the pilM gene encoding type IV pilus assembly protein PilM, whose product MSEGKHLVGVDIGSSSIKVCELKEGRRGARQLVRFAYHPLPPQTIVDGHIINSAAVVEGLDKLFHKQKNRDVALRVSGHSVIIKKITMPLMTSAELREQINWEAEQHIPFDLAEVEIDWQVLQQRQEQGQMDVLLVAAKKEEVNDLTNIAAEAKLRPRVVDLDAFTVQNAFEVTQQGGIPTDRTIALIHVGASLTTLNILSAGTTAFTRDIANGGNQITEEIQRSLGISAEEAEAYKCGGDGRGLVPREVPEIVQQVVEQLAGEIQRSLDFYLATSGEGEVHRVVVSGGTANIRALLDAIERRARVPVELLDPLRIAEAAPKADDASLLQARAAQAAVAFGLALRREREKLQ is encoded by the coding sequence ATGTCCGAGGGGAAGCACCTGGTCGGGGTCGACATCGGGTCGAGCTCGATCAAGGTCTGTGAGCTGAAGGAGGGCCGCAGGGGCGCGCGCCAGCTGGTGCGCTTCGCGTATCACCCGCTTCCTCCGCAGACCATCGTCGACGGCCACATCATCAACTCCGCGGCGGTGGTGGAAGGGCTCGACAAGCTCTTCCACAAACAGAAGAACCGCGACGTCGCGCTGCGCGTGAGCGGGCACTCGGTGATCATCAAGAAGATCACCATGCCGCTGATGACGAGCGCCGAGCTCCGCGAGCAGATCAACTGGGAGGCGGAGCAGCACATCCCGTTCGATCTCGCGGAGGTCGAGATCGACTGGCAGGTGCTCCAGCAGCGGCAGGAGCAGGGCCAGATGGACGTGCTCCTCGTCGCGGCGAAGAAGGAAGAGGTCAACGACCTCACGAACATCGCCGCCGAGGCGAAGCTGCGCCCACGCGTGGTCGATCTCGATGCGTTCACCGTGCAGAACGCCTTCGAGGTCACGCAGCAGGGCGGCATCCCGACGGACAGGACGATTGCGCTGATCCACGTGGGCGCCTCGCTGACGACGCTGAACATCCTCAGCGCCGGCACGACCGCGTTCACGCGCGACATCGCGAACGGCGGCAACCAGATCACCGAGGAGATCCAGCGCTCACTCGGGATCAGCGCCGAAGAGGCCGAGGCCTACAAGTGCGGCGGCGACGGGCGCGGGCTCGTCCCGCGCGAGGTCCCGGAGATCGTGCAGCAGGTCGTCGAGCAGCTCGCGGGAGAGATCCAGCGCTCGCTCGACTTCTATCTAGCGACGAGCGGCGAGGGCGAGGTGCACCGCGTCGTGGTGTCGGGCGGGACCGCGAACATCCGCGCGCTGCTCGACGCGATCGAGCGGCGCGCGCGCGTTCCCGTCGAGCTGCTCGATCCGCTGCGCATCGCGGAGGCCGCGCCGAAGGCCGACGATGCGTCGCTGCTCCAGGCGCGCGCGGCGCAGGCGGCGGTCGCGTTCGGCCTCGCGCTGCGTCGTGAGCGGGAGAAGCTGCAATGA